From the Fusarium poae strain DAOMC 252244 chromosome Unknown contig_4, whole genome shotgun sequence genome, one window contains:
- a CDS encoding uncharacterized protein (SECRETED:SignalP(1-15)) has protein sequence MQFTSILLLASTALAAPWAPQSSAHQARADSIDDMLPPIVPINTRSGDRDLISKIITAPTQAERVKLLNEPGDFVFDFRAATGAGESKGKGGRSVSATSLTMPALIGNGASMTVAFLGPCGMNTAHVHNRATELNIIVKGRLVTNFVVENGVKPIANTMDTFQMSVFPQGAIHQEFNPDCEDAVFVAAFDNVDPGVSQVAQNFFSLNGDVVQATLGGVQTIDGKDIESFREHIPANIALGIDVCLNKCGLKRKAKRDLSELLN, from the coding sequence ATGCAGTTCACATCTATCCTCCTCCTTGCCAGCACAGCTCTCGCAGCTCCTTGGGCACCTCAGTCTTCCGCCCACCAGGCTAGAGCTGATAGCATTGATGACATGCTTCCTCCCATTGTACCAATCAACACACGAAGTGGTGACCGAGATCTCATCTCCAAGATCATCACCGCTCCTACACAAGCCGAACGAGTCAAGCTCTTGAACGAACCTGGCGATTTCGTCTTTGACTTTAGAGCCGCCACTGGAGCTGGAGAGTCCAAGGGAAAGGGTGGTAGATCCGTCTCTGCTACTTCGCTTACCATGCCTGCTCTTATTGGCAATGGTGCTTCTATGACTGTTGCTTTCCTCGGTCCATGTGGAATGAACACCGCCCACGTCCACAACAGAGCAACCgagctcaacatcatcgtcaagggCCGCCTCGTCACCAACTTTGTTGTCGAGAATGGCGTCAAGCCCATCGCCAACACCATGGACACATTCCAGATGTCAGTTTTCCCCCAGGGTGCCATTCACCAAGAGTTCAACCCTGATTGTGAGGATGCTGTCTTTGTCGCTGCTTTCGACAATGTCGACCCTGGTGTCAGTCAAGTCGCACAAAACTTCTTCTCTCTCAATGGAGATGTCGTTCAAGCTACACTGGGCGGTGTCCAGACCATCGATGGCAAGGACATTGAGTCTTTCCGTGAGCACATCCCTGCCAACATTGCTCTTGGTATCGATGTTTGCCTTAACAAGTGTGGTCTCAAGAGGAAAGCTAAGCGAGACTTGAGTGAGCTGTTGAACTAG
- a CDS encoding uncharacterized protein (TransMembrane:4 (i60-81o112-135i147-169o206-229i)), which translates to MDLSEPSGYESYSNRLDPHDEVDNAHVEKAARLSSDEQALLKQRRAPPKSKGGALDSIRLALRVLILLVNLSILGLLAHGVNVWQTTHNSIDRNEDGWVRTRWPSIKMLSTWLMLAMAIFAPVVQIVALVTRLSFFRSMRDGAVHNVAVFVSSGLVIAGWIAASVYLIVDKEVLKNNHWDLWSWSCQNNSRQSYIPWASLCTEMTFTYAASLGVMLLEIVTLVLFVASLRETVTRIYFKEKMAVSPEAYAIISQKKAKYCRLADTQQWDKFDSIMLPNATYSFHDPDGSVITRDGTTFSWSSRDEWAAFFNNENKEIQAIHNIGPPEMEQVAPDEIKAIWSVIYHAGNKNAESGVHGTGGGYYHETWKKVGDDWFMATLRMDRLYWKMLMH; encoded by the exons ATGGACTTGAGCGAGCCCTCCGGATACGAGTCATACTCCAACCGACTTGACCCTCATGATGAAGTCGACAATGCGCATGTCGAAAAGGCAGCTCGTCTGAGTTCAGATGAACAAGCTCTTCTCAAACAGCGACGGGCGCCGCCCAAGTCGAAAGGAGGTGCTCTGGATAGCATCCGCCTCGCTTTGCGAGTTCTCATTCTCCTCGTCAATCTGAGTATTCTTGGTTTACTGGCACATGGAGTCAATGTTTGGCAAACAACACATAACTCCATTGACAGGAACGAAGATGGTTGGGTGAGAACTCGATGGCCCTCTATCAAGATGCTGTCAACGTGGCTCATGCTGGCTATGGCCATTTTTGCACCCGTCGTTCAAATTGTCGCTCTCGTCACGCGTCTCAGTTTC TTCCGCTCGATGCGCGATGGAGCAGTACACAACGTCGCTGTCTTTGTTAGCTCCGGACTTGTCATCGCTGGTTGGATCGCAGCATCGGTTTACCTTATCGTTGATAAAGAAGTCCTCAAGAACAATCACTGGGATCTTTGGTCTTGGTCATGCCAGAACAATTCGCGACAAAGCTACATACCTTGGGCAAGCTTATGTACAGAAATG ACCTTTACCTATGCTGCAAGTTTGGGTGTCATGTTATTGGAAATTGTCACCTTGGTGCTCTTTGTTGCCTCGTTGAGAG AAACAGTAACTCGGATCTACTTCAAAGAGAAAATGGCAGTTTCACCAGAGGCCTACGCCATCATATCGCAGAAGAAGGCTAAATACTGTCGTCTCGCTGACACTCAACAATGGGACAAGTTTGACAGTATCATGCTCCCCAATGCGACATACTCGTTCCACGACCCTGATGGAAGCGTGATTACAAGGGACGGCACGACATTTTCATGGTCGTCGCGAGATGAATGGGCTGCCTTCTTCAACAATGAGAACAAAGAAATACAGGCGATTCACAACATCGGCCCTCCAGAAATGGAGCAGGTCGCGCCAGACGAGATCAAGGCTATTTGGTCGGTTATATACCATGCGGGCAATAAGAATGCTGAATCAGGTGTTCATGGGACTGGTGGCGGGTATTATCACGAGACGTGGAAAAAGGTTGGAGATGACTGGTTTATGGCAACACTGAGGATGGACAGATTGTATTGGAAGATGTTGATGCACTGA